One genomic window of Struthio camelus isolate bStrCam1 chromosome 1, bStrCam1.hap1, whole genome shotgun sequence includes the following:
- the TMEM272 gene encoding transmembrane protein 272 isoform X3: MYSTHYLLHTYTACFIFGLLAFLALPLSMAFTGMKFLEDCPVQPLIPLYLLVGGVIGSLKVTLLLYDSTRMRQLLSKSVVIDDDDDDEYPWRQNAHKYYIHLTLSLFLFLWFILGNYWVFSVYLPNFIPPFHQPQDYCDKTLYIFAVGVLIISHTVLFLLVFCSCCIYCFSRQRYSSEED, encoded by the exons ATGTACTCAACCCATTACTTGCTACACACCTATACGG CATGCTTTATATTTGGgctccttgctttccttgctttACCATTGTCCATGGCTTTTACAG GAATGAAGTTCTTGGAAGATTGCCCAGTTCAGCCACTAATTCCATTATATCTGTTGGTGGGCGGCGTGATTGGCAGCTTAAAG GTGACTCTCCTCCTGTACGACTCAACCAGGATGAGGCAGCTGCTTTCCAAGTCTGTTGtgattgatgatgatgatgatgatgaatatCCCTGGAGACAGAATGCTCACAAGTACTACATCCATCTGACCCTcagtctcttcctctttctctggtTCATTCTTGGGAACTACTGGGTGTTTTCTGTTTACCTGCCAAATTTCATCCCACCTTTCCACCAGCCTCAGGATTACTGCGATAAAACCCTGTACATTTTTGCTGTTGGTGTTCTCATCATTAGCCATACTGTTctctttctccttgtcttttgTAGTTGCTGTATATATTGTTTTTCCAGGCAAAGATACTCCTCTGAGGAAGACTAA
- the TMEM272 gene encoding transmembrane protein 272 isoform X1: MTAGLEKACHRCISKIASNACFIFGLLAFLALPLSMAFTGMKFLEDCPVQPLIPLYLLVGGVIGSLKVTLLLYDSTRMRQLLSKSVVIDDDDDDEYPWRQNAHKYYIHLTLSLFLFLWFILGNYWVFSVYLPNFIPPFHQPQDYCDKTLYIFAVGVLIISHTVLFLLVFCSCCIYCFSRQRYSSEED, translated from the exons CATGCTTTATATTTGGgctccttgctttccttgctttACCATTGTCCATGGCTTTTACAG GAATGAAGTTCTTGGAAGATTGCCCAGTTCAGCCACTAATTCCATTATATCTGTTGGTGGGCGGCGTGATTGGCAGCTTAAAG GTGACTCTCCTCCTGTACGACTCAACCAGGATGAGGCAGCTGCTTTCCAAGTCTGTTGtgattgatgatgatgatgatgatgaatatCCCTGGAGACAGAATGCTCACAAGTACTACATCCATCTGACCCTcagtctcttcctctttctctggtTCATTCTTGGGAACTACTGGGTGTTTTCTGTTTACCTGCCAAATTTCATCCCACCTTTCCACCAGCCTCAGGATTACTGCGATAAAACCCTGTACATTTTTGCTGTTGGTGTTCTCATCATTAGCCATACTGTTctctttctccttgtcttttgTAGTTGCTGTATATATTGTTTTTCCAGGCAAAGATACTCCTCTGAGGAAGACTAA